A stretch of the Fibrobacter sp. UWT2 genome encodes the following:
- a CDS encoding DNA gyrase subunit A, which yields MNSINKNDTKQMELYPDVRDGLTSVQRRILWALRTCPKKEWNRFMKSASIVGSVMGRFYPYNDDCIYKALVNMVQLTEKTPLVFGQGNFGSPADRNSYAAMRFTEVMLSPWGKSMFDRIENGAVELFDNYDGRFKEPRCLPSMFPNLLVNGFEGEHVSVPPHDFLDVIAYVRDYCNGASQSNHPLLDESRTFPIWTGEKVEKLSFAQMLGIWVEHRVDCLERSFARDVKEANEKMHWLDAKKMFLKDLPANLERRHKFKSMQEFGASMGFDEVQNRYFEKMTIRDIATSDIDQEISLAESELAGLQKTLNSREALLGIILEQLESLANPPKTRKKSLSPSKKDAS from the coding sequence ATGAACTCGATAAATAAGAACGATACGAAACAGATGGAATTATATCCCGATGTGCGGGATGGCTTGACTTCTGTGCAGAGAAGAATTCTTTGGGCTCTTAGAACTTGCCCCAAAAAAGAATGGAATCGTTTCATGAAGTCTGCGAGCATTGTTGGTTCTGTGATGGGGCGTTTTTATCCATATAATGATGACTGTATATACAAAGCCTTAGTCAATATGGTACAGCTTACGGAGAAAACGCCTCTTGTTTTTGGTCAAGGAAATTTTGGTTCTCCAGCTGACCGAAACTCGTATGCGGCTATGCGCTTCACAGAGGTGATGCTTAGTCCTTGGGGTAAATCGATGTTTGATCGAATTGAAAATGGGGCTGTTGAATTGTTTGATAATTATGATGGTCGTTTCAAGGAACCCCGTTGCTTGCCATCTATGTTTCCTAATCTGCTTGTGAATGGATTTGAGGGTGAACATGTTAGTGTTCCTCCACATGATTTCTTAGATGTTATTGCTTATGTACGTGATTATTGTAATGGTGCTTCGCAATCGAACCATCCTTTGTTGGACGAATCTAGGACGTTCCCTATTTGGACCGGCGAGAAAGTTGAAAAACTTTCGTTTGCGCAAATGCTTGGAATATGGGTTGAACACCGCGTTGATTGTTTAGAGCGATCATTCGCTAGGGATGTCAAGGAAGCTAACGAAAAAATGCATTGGTTGGATGCGAAGAAAATGTTCTTGAAAGATTTGCCTGCAAATTTGGAACGAAGGCATAAATTCAAGAGTATGCAAGAATTCGGCGCTAGTATGGGTTTTGACGAGGTGCAAAATAGATATTTTGAAAAAATGACGATTCGTGATATAGCAACAAGTGATATTGATCAGGAAATCAGCCTTGCAGAAAGTGAACTCGCTGGGTTGCAAAAGACTCTTAATAGTAGAGAGGCTTTGCTTGGCATAATTCTGGAACAATTGGAATCTTTGGCGAATCCACCAAAAACAAGAAAAAAAAGCTTAAGTCCGAGCAAAAAAGATGCTTCCTGA
- a CDS encoding ATP-binding protein: MIENSTRRRFDYSLEFFSFSKSERIAIWQSVLKTQQAESMMRGEDIECVAKEIPVMAGSATLAVRLAQRMQSQDMSPLNVVREVASSHAKLLGISTLPQESRPDYNLDCVRISSGDIRNIDYVVPMLKNFDARWKDSKLTGRRENLNIFLYGPPGTGKSAFAKHVAHDILDREIIVKRASDILGCHVGESEHNVSAMFREAERSDAILFIDEADSFFENRGNAKNHWEVTLVNEFICQMDSFNGMLIAATNYENVLDWAIRRRFQLKLAFDYMDLPQISRTWTAFFGSHCPKEILRCDNVAISDFQNVRRKLEYVPDELRTKELILQNMLEELANKDDHQGRRLGF; encoded by the coding sequence ATGATTGAAAATAGTACCCGTCGCCGTTTCGATTACTCGCTAGAATTTTTCTCGTTCAGCAAGAGCGAACGCATTGCCATTTGGCAATCGGTGCTGAAAACGCAACAGGCGGAATCAATGATGCGTGGCGAAGATATTGAATGTGTGGCCAAGGAAATACCAGTGATGGCAGGGAGCGCCACTTTGGCGGTTCGGCTTGCTCAACGGATGCAGTCTCAGGATATGTCGCCTTTAAATGTGGTTCGCGAAGTGGCATCGTCGCATGCGAAACTTTTGGGTATATCGACTTTGCCTCAGGAATCGAGGCCAGATTATAATCTGGATTGTGTCCGTATTTCGAGTGGAGATATTCGGAATATTGATTATGTCGTGCCGATGCTCAAGAATTTTGATGCACGCTGGAAAGATTCGAAATTGACGGGGCGTAGGGAAAACCTGAATATATTTCTGTATGGCCCTCCCGGCACCGGAAAGTCGGCTTTTGCAAAGCATGTCGCGCATGACATTCTAGATCGCGAGATTATCGTGAAACGGGCGAGCGATATTCTGGGGTGCCATGTGGGCGAAAGTGAACATAACGTTAGCGCGATGTTCCGTGAAGCGGAACGGAGTGATGCGATTCTGTTTATCGACGAGGCGGACAGTTTCTTTGAAAATCGTGGTAATGCGAAAAACCATTGGGAAGTGACACTAGTGAATGAGTTCATTTGCCAAATGGATTCCTTTAACGGAATGCTGATTGCTGCGACAAACTACGAGAATGTCTTGGATTGGGCGATTCGTCGGCGTTTTCAGCTGAAGCTGGCGTTTGATTATATGGATCTGCCACAAATTTCAAGGACGTGGACTGCGTTCTTCGGGAGCCATTGCCCCAAGGAAATCCTTCGCTGCGATAATGTGGCGATTAGCGACTTTCAGAATGTTCGCCGCAAGCTAGAATATGTCCCTGATGAGTTGCGTACGAAGGAACTCATCTTGCAGAACATGCTCGAAGAACTCGCCAATAAAGACGACCATCAGGGCCGCAGATTGGGATTTTAA
- a CDS encoding AAA family ATPase, which yields MQLHYQNSAENYFGNALNRLEGKSPVAKAESRTSFIDLKIMEYWVRFMRAYPDGCCRSFCENYLPVRYYGEFANRVYEIRDQVDFSSTIRTSIDDKHYGVRELLEAYHETRNVRFAQQFFEIMAYLERANDCLRPIIVQMIENCVKEKLAKGCSHDDEALQRAFELKRLFHLSDEAVELVLYLWLRNHQRLYLRLENIRVKEGETFDPNERGAFSRIALLTGLDGTTLQELCSKESPLLKFQLIQMEESFRNTDLRIKRKELYLADDVSNYLYGFSDMSQIMDFRPAAKPCVPYERIVKTNPQASFVLQMLKSHQRGTPLNILFYGREGTGKTELAKAIAQELNVTLLSVGIGEESMSEESLLQTRLRSMLLADWECERSGCVILMDEADLVLNKAEKGSAEYYFREPENACHLDYE from the coding sequence ATGCAGCTTCATTATCAAAATTCGGCAGAGAATTATTTCGGGAATGCGCTGAATCGGTTAGAAGGGAAGTCGCCTGTAGCGAAGGCGGAGTCGAGGACTTCTTTTATCGACTTGAAGATTATGGAATACTGGGTGCGCTTTATGCGGGCGTATCCGGATGGTTGCTGTCGCAGTTTTTGCGAGAATTATTTGCCGGTCCGTTATTATGGCGAATTTGCGAACCGTGTTTACGAGATTCGCGACCAGGTTGATTTTTCGAGTACTATCAGGACTTCGATTGATGACAAGCATTATGGGGTACGGGAGCTTTTGGAGGCGTATCACGAAACCAGGAATGTTCGCTTTGCTCAGCAGTTTTTTGAAATTATGGCTTATTTGGAGCGCGCGAATGATTGCTTGCGACCGATTATCGTGCAGATGATTGAAAATTGCGTGAAAGAAAAGCTGGCAAAAGGTTGCTCGCACGATGACGAAGCCTTGCAACGCGCTTTTGAGTTAAAGCGTCTTTTCCATTTGTCGGATGAGGCAGTGGAACTGGTGCTTTATTTGTGGCTTCGGAACCATCAGCGACTGTATTTGAGGCTAGAAAACATTCGGGTGAAAGAGGGGGAAACTTTTGACCCGAATGAGCGTGGAGCCTTTAGTCGGATTGCCTTGCTGACGGGGCTTGATGGCACAACGCTTCAGGAACTTTGTTCCAAGGAGAGTCCGCTTCTTAAGTTTCAGTTAATTCAAATGGAAGAATCGTTCCGCAATACGGATTTGAGAATCAAACGCAAGGAATTGTACCTAGCGGACGACGTGAGCAATTATCTGTATGGATTCTCAGATATGTCGCAGATTATGGATTTCAGACCGGCAGCAAAACCGTGTGTCCCCTATGAGCGGATTGTCAAGACGAATCCGCAGGCGTCTTTTGTTTTACAGATGCTGAAATCGCACCAGAGGGGCACTCCACTGAACATCCTTTTTTATGGTCGCGAGGGTACGGGCAAGACGGAACTTGCCAAGGCGATTGCACAAGAATTGAATGTTACGCTGCTTTCGGTGGGCATCGGTGAAGAATCAATGAGCGAGGAATCCCTTTTGCAGACGCGCTTGCGCTCGATGCTTTTGGCCGATTGGGAATGTGAGCGGAGTGGCTGCGTCATCTTGATGGATGAGGCGGACTTGGTCTTGAATAAGGCAGAAAAAGGGTCTGCTGAATATTATTTTCGAGAGCCTGAAAACGCCTGTCATCTGGATTACGAATAA
- a CDS encoding Rpn family recombination-promoting nuclease/putative transposase: MTENFPHDSYVRSVLKDPVRTAELLRLAARKNTNLAQFLATVNLDTLKEIPGAFSDVVSFGYSDLAFTVKIDSNEPKQAELFVGIIEEHKSYPESAIIPQLVKYWYEIMVRDQKNIPTVAIVLYNGKDPWKIGKTTMFPNYPEYYHKIGLPFILEVVDVSYIFNDEEIPHISPKIALALVALKYVFSEEKLKKFLKPAIAGLKSLPREEAEDLLSKTYVYLKKWFKGEAKEQFKMDFKKCSEVYGYKSIAEVEEEEQAEKLQGIAKAMFDAGKITREDAIQFFNIPKEKTDSWSV, translated from the coding sequence ATGACAGAAAACTTTCCTCACGACTCCTATGTCCGTTCGGTGCTCAAGGATCCCGTTCGCACGGCGGAACTTTTGCGACTTGCCGCACGCAAGAACACCAATCTTGCACAATTTCTTGCGACAGTAAATCTCGACACCCTAAAAGAAATTCCGGGAGCATTCAGCGACGTAGTTTCGTTCGGTTACAGTGATCTTGCGTTCACCGTAAAGATTGACAGTAACGAGCCCAAGCAGGCCGAACTTTTTGTCGGAATTATAGAAGAACACAAAAGCTACCCCGAATCAGCAATTATTCCCCAGCTTGTAAAGTACTGGTACGAAATCATGGTTCGCGACCAGAAGAATATCCCGACTGTAGCCATTGTCCTTTACAACGGCAAGGATCCTTGGAAGATTGGCAAAACGACCATGTTCCCGAACTATCCTGAATATTATCACAAGATCGGTCTTCCGTTCATCCTTGAAGTAGTAGACGTCAGTTACATTTTCAACGATGAGGAAATCCCGCACATTTCGCCAAAGATTGCTTTGGCTTTAGTTGCTTTGAAGTATGTTTTTTCGGAAGAAAAACTCAAAAAATTCCTGAAACCTGCAATTGCCGGACTTAAGTCTCTCCCACGTGAAGAAGCGGAAGACCTTTTGTCAAAAACTTATGTATATTTGAAAAAGTGGTTCAAGGGCGAAGCCAAGGAGCAGTTCAAAATGGATTTCAAAAAATGCAGCGAAGTTTACGGCTACAAGTCCATTGCCGAAGTTGAAGAGGAAGAACAGGCCGAAAAACTTCAAGGAATTGCTAAAGCGATGTTTGATGCGGGGAAAATAACTCGTGAAGATGCAATTCAATTTTTCAACATACCTAAAGAGAAAACAGATTCCTGGAGCGTCTAA
- a CDS encoding dynamin family protein, giving the protein MSTTVNQNFENAKKCFEDELEQIISSDILPVDIQTSAADKTITAESLRSEFDHCLNEMFTIAVCGEVKAGKSTLLNSLIFEDEVLPSFVTPETAKLTFVRESKKEKNYFTVNWYSKSEWDEMKSTLPEENRKALDERLEYSASKDVTLFNCVGKSPVDVDDLGRLAEYTSVPKEGEQNPNVGVYTPFVKNVEIYIKSDKLKNLQIVDTPGLNDPNRINSNETTKWINQAHAIIYVFPVRGLGSSDLEFFKTFMPAKTLNTRILVQNRIDENKDYKHATAGYSDEPAYKAVGLFVTGEVLCPYSAQVNLAQKKKKHNKASVRDEKILRRFPDFNSDPNNLAKQVSDRLYKNSGYARIESLSNICCSVYSGKVKKNSGIYKPVEI; this is encoded by the coding sequence ATGTCAACAACAGTAAACCAAAACTTTGAAAATGCAAAAAAATGTTTCGAGGATGAGTTAGAACAGATTATTTCTAGCGATATTCTTCCTGTAGATATTCAAACATCTGCTGCTGATAAGACTATAACAGCAGAATCATTGCGGTCAGAATTTGATCATTGTTTGAATGAAATGTTCACTATTGCGGTATGCGGAGAGGTCAAGGCTGGTAAATCGACATTGCTGAATTCCCTTATTTTCGAAGATGAAGTCTTGCCGTCTTTTGTTACGCCTGAAACGGCAAAGTTAACTTTTGTTCGTGAGTCAAAAAAGGAAAAAAATTACTTTACGGTTAACTGGTATTCTAAATCAGAATGGGATGAAATGAAGAGTACCTTGCCTGAGGAAAATCGAAAAGCGTTGGATGAACGTCTTGAGTATTCAGCTTCAAAAGATGTGACTTTGTTCAATTGCGTTGGTAAAAGTCCTGTAGATGTTGATGATTTGGGACGCTTAGCAGAATATACTTCTGTTCCTAAAGAAGGCGAGCAAAATCCGAATGTCGGTGTATATACTCCATTTGTTAAGAATGTTGAAATTTATATAAAAAGTGATAAGCTAAAGAATTTACAAATTGTAGATACTCCGGGGTTGAATGATCCGAATAGAATCAATTCCAACGAAACTACAAAGTGGATTAATCAGGCTCATGCTATTATATATGTTTTTCCAGTTCGTGGTTTAGGCTCTTCTGATTTAGAGTTCTTTAAAACGTTTATGCCTGCTAAAACTTTAAATACTCGAATTCTAGTTCAAAATAGAATTGACGAAAATAAGGACTATAAGCATGCTACTGCAGGTTACTCTGATGAACCAGCATACAAAGCAGTTGGATTATTTGTTACTGGGGAAGTTTTGTGTCCGTATTCTGCTCAAGTTAATTTGGCTCAGAAGAAGAAGAAACATAATAAGGCCTCAGTCAGAGATGAAAAAATTTTAAGAAGATTCCCTGATTTTAATTCCGATCCAAATAATTTAGCTAAACAAGTTTCTGATCGCTTGTATAAAAATAGTGGTTATGCTCGTATTGAAAGTCTTAGCAATATTTGTTGTTCTGTTTATTCAGGAAAAGTGAAAAAAAATTCAGGAATCTATAAACCTGTTGAAATTTAA
- a CDS encoding dynamin family protein, translating into MIEYKEMTANEMKNFSDEVASFRKDVERILDSFQEFESITSIDLENYAGNYLRLQKTGLFKESNESSLLRIALAGRYSCGKSSFINDLIGKKVAPVDTGETTRTITRISYGKTLQFFDSEGNCISEADYRKKAVDKGLNRLQYTINVPSDFLKGIVISDVPGFDPGTQDDKTKKIDNEISLKEDRNADIIFLLCKCSEGVSGQNLLEFLKGSKSREGILNADYAGKDKKKLLYVIITMADTAVEQAEREAVKISITATLKKNGIQYEDCFFYANLSDPNCADLDEDEKVYFEQEKLRLKKKIVEIADKHSGLAKQRIKKSLEKNYAIFNESKKESLREFSYRKCGWLREYLLANGVGEKIVDYSPTELKIQFKDMFDSVYEMYSSAINSIYFCEVGCKGSWFKNYYVNARDGRWIGSGNWAEEWQKSKDSIDAFVKRCDSIFRPYLRLPQSVSMPKFELLDDYNDDFFGNDKSKVCKECRDFNSQTRRMWLSLVKKNWMLNEKNLKNGLIALRMTRKNN; encoded by the coding sequence ATGATTGAATATAAGGAAATGACCGCGAATGAAATGAAAAACTTTTCTGATGAAGTTGCTTCATTTCGTAAGGATGTAGAAAGAATTCTTGATTCGTTCCAAGAATTTGAGTCCATAACGTCTATTGATTTGGAAAATTATGCAGGTAACTATTTACGTTTGCAAAAAACAGGTCTTTTCAAAGAATCGAATGAATCGTCTCTTTTGCGAATAGCTCTTGCTGGAAGATATTCTTGTGGAAAATCAAGCTTTATCAATGATTTAATAGGAAAAAAGGTTGCTCCTGTAGATACTGGAGAAACAACACGTACAATTACTAGAATATCTTATGGAAAAACGTTGCAATTTTTTGATAGTGAAGGAAATTGTATTAGTGAGGCTGATTATCGTAAGAAAGCTGTTGATAAGGGGCTTAACAGACTTCAATATACGATTAATGTTCCATCAGATTTTTTAAAGGGGATTGTTATATCTGATGTGCCTGGCTTTGATCCAGGAACACAAGATGATAAAACAAAGAAAATAGATAATGAAATTAGTTTGAAAGAAGATAGGAATGCTGATATAATATTTTTGCTTTGTAAGTGTAGTGAAGGAGTCTCTGGGCAAAATCTTTTGGAGTTCTTGAAGGGCTCCAAGAGTAGAGAAGGCATTTTGAATGCTGATTATGCGGGAAAAGATAAGAAGAAATTGTTGTATGTTATCATTACAATGGCTGATACTGCAGTAGAACAGGCGGAAAGAGAGGCTGTGAAGATCTCAATAACTGCAACCTTGAAAAAGAATGGTATTCAGTATGAAGATTGTTTCTTCTATGCAAATCTCAGCGACCCCAATTGTGCTGATCTTGATGAAGATGAGAAAGTATATTTTGAACAAGAAAAACTGCGCTTAAAGAAAAAAATTGTAGAAATTGCTGACAAACATAGTGGCTTAGCTAAGCAGAGAATAAAAAAAAGTTTGGAAAAAAATTATGCAATTTTTAATGAGTCAAAGAAGGAATCGTTAAGAGAGTTCTCTTATCGGAAGTGTGGTTGGTTACGGGAATATTTGCTCGCTAATGGTGTTGGTGAAAAAATTGTGGATTACTCCCCGACGGAATTGAAAATCCAATTTAAAGACATGTTTGATAGTGTTTACGAAATGTATAGTTCGGCAATAAATTCTATTTATTTTTGTGAAGTCGGATGTAAAGGATCTTGGTTTAAAAATTATTATGTCAATGCAAGAGATGGTCGCTGGATTGGGTCTGGAAATTGGGCTGAAGAATGGCAAAAGAGTAAGGATAGTATTGATGCTTTTGTAAAACGTTGTGATTCTATATTTAGGCCGTATTTGAGATTGCCTCAATCTGTTTCGATGCCAAAATTTGAATTACTCGATGATTATAATGATGATTTTTTTGGAAATGACAAATCAAAAGTTTGTAAAGAATGTAGAGACTTTAATAGCCAAACTAGAAGGATGTGGTTGAGTTTAGTAAAAAAAAATTGGATGCTAAACGAAAAAAATTTGAAGAATGGATTGATAGCTCTGCGTATGACAAGAAAAAACAACTAG
- a CDS encoding dynamin family protein: MNNEELKNLIQFYAKKYDVSSVETSLQKAVEQQSVKIGFLGAFSAGKTSLINSILGLNLPTDISATTKSICMIVPTPGIEKNEYYLDDGQSLEKISISDFYSIVDGSKDGLAVIKTKPSSILPEGSVFVDTPGIDSVGTEIEQTFAYLQYVDAAVFCIKSLNGTINHNVLEFLCRPGIQSMANHIVFALTHQDEVENEDAVRSEVVRQLRNIGDKLKIDNIEDKIFFVNGKDGVGNADLVYSFVKTHILNDIEHLNEKRLNQNLCQIASQLKSHLETLLTNMKLDDSEIDKRQEEIEKCIYDLENRIESHRCRLSSLQQELQKDIYSQLSSWKTAVSIADSNQLKSQVDSMLDSLVQSIDYKVKTLLPNFDVPDNVKSSVGSEIMAAMAGIDKKKDALVMVSTAVLTAWLMPGASTAANAAEAAGGAAVKAAGNAAEKIGKEAAKQNLSQKIGDLLSKRATQQAGESAGKVAEKVGKVAENVGKNASKQVVKESSKFAKFLGAMGTVIKDINPLEHVGTLVAGKVKESSFEGLIANYSSSIARNVISSLSDAFEVEIVCPLQQNLNDQKVALEEEEKKRVQGYQKFNTERSELEENIKKISRMVDNI; encoded by the coding sequence ATGAACAACGAAGAATTAAAAAATTTGATACAGTTTTATGCGAAAAAATATGATGTATCATCGGTAGAAACGTCTTTGCAAAAGGCTGTGGAACAACAGAGTGTCAAAATTGGTTTTCTTGGTGCGTTTAGTGCTGGTAAAACAAGCTTGATAAATTCCATTTTGGGATTGAATCTTCCGACAGACATTAGTGCGACTACAAAGTCAATTTGCATGATTGTGCCGACTCCTGGTATTGAAAAGAATGAATACTATTTGGATGATGGTCAAAGTTTGGAAAAAATTTCAATTTCTGATTTTTATTCAATTGTGGATGGTAGTAAGGATGGGTTAGCTGTTATAAAGACAAAACCGTCATCTATTTTGCCAGAAGGGTCGGTGTTTGTTGATACTCCGGGTATTGATAGTGTTGGAACCGAAATTGAACAGACTTTTGCTTATTTGCAGTATGTTGATGCTGCTGTATTTTGCATCAAAAGCCTAAATGGAACTATAAATCATAACGTTTTGGAGTTCCTTTGCCGTCCTGGAATTCAGTCGATGGCAAACCATATTGTATTTGCTTTGACGCATCAAGATGAAGTGGAGAATGAAGATGCTGTTCGCTCTGAGGTTGTTAGACAACTGCGTAATATTGGCGATAAATTGAAAATTGACAATATTGAAGATAAAATCTTTTTTGTTAATGGAAAAGATGGCGTTGGAAATGCTGATTTGGTTTATTCATTTGTAAAAACTCATATTTTAAATGATATTGAACATTTAAACGAAAAAAGGCTGAATCAGAATCTTTGCCAAATTGCTTCTCAGCTAAAATCTCATTTGGAGACGCTATTGACGAATATGAAATTAGATGATTCTGAGATAGATAAGCGACAGGAAGAAATTGAAAAATGTATTTATGATTTGGAAAATAGGATTGAATCTCATAGATGTCGCTTGTCTTCGTTGCAGCAGGAATTGCAAAAGGATATTTATAGCCAATTAAGTAGTTGGAAAACTGCTGTTTCTATTGCTGATTCAAATCAGTTAAAGAGTCAAGTTGATTCTATGCTGGATTCTCTTGTTCAAAGTATTGATTATAAGGTGAAGACCTTGTTGCCTAATTTTGATGTGCCTGATAATGTGAAAAGCTCTGTAGGCTCTGAAATTATGGCAGCGATGGCTGGAATTGATAAGAAAAAAGACGCTCTTGTTATGGTGTCTACGGCTGTGTTGACTGCTTGGCTTATGCCGGGGGCTAGTACTGCTGCAAATGCTGCTGAAGCTGCTGGTGGTGCTGCGGTAAAAGCTGCTGGTAATGCTGCAGAAAAGATTGGAAAAGAAGCTGCAAAACAAAATCTTTCTCAGAAAATAGGAGACTTGTTGTCTAAACGAGCGACACAACAAGCAGGTGAATCTGCAGGAAAAGTTGCTGAAAAAGTTGGGAAAGTTGCAGAAAATGTTGGAAAAAATGCCTCGAAACAAGTTGTGAAAGAATCTTCAAAATTTGCAAAGTTTCTTGGTGCAATGGGAACGGTTATTAAAGATATTAACCCGTTGGAACATGTGGGTACACTTGTTGCTGGTAAGGTTAAGGAATCTTCTTTTGAAGGGCTTATTGCAAATTATTCCTCATCTATTGCAAGAAATGTCATTTCTTCGTTATCTGATGCTTTTGAAGTTGAAATTGTTTGTCCGTTACAACAAAATTTGAATGATCAGAAGGTTGCGTTGGAAGAAGAAGAAAAGAAGAGAGTGCAGGGATATCAGAAATTTAATACGGAAAGAAGTGAACTCGAGGAAAACATTAAAAAAATTTCTCGTATGGTAGATAATATATGA
- a CDS encoding DUF1232 domain-containing protein yields MNGASPLNKGLAVFLMIMSLLYTASPIDLAPDAIPVVGWLDDIGFLVTATMNVVQQFSKDQNSAMVKILKYAKWFMVIAVVIAALLLGGLIAAIVALIVK; encoded by the coding sequence ATGAACGGCGCATCCCCTTTGAATAAGGGACTAGCCGTTTTTTTGATGATCATGTCGCTTTTGTATACTGCATCGCCCATTGACTTGGCTCCCGATGCCATTCCCGTTGTGGGGTGGCTCGATGACATTGGATTCCTTGTGACAGCAACCATGAATGTGGTTCAGCAGTTTTCAAAGGACCAGAATAGCGCCATGGTGAAAATCCTGAAATACGCCAAATGGTTTATGGTCATCGCAGTTGTAATCGCCGCTCTGTTGCTCGGCGGTTTGATTGCTGCGATCGTGGCGCTGATTGTGAAGTAA
- a CDS encoding FISUMP domain-containing protein, protein MTNSYFTDPRDGETYRTVKIGNRIWFAENLRHKCEGAQAYAGGKGYLCLNGETPPYDWNCDPNVKKYGLCYYWKFAEAAVPKGWRMPNNDDWRDLFNAVGAKCEMGEHGAETYLGAALALKSKDDWEEDELFPVGKSADAFNFTAYPAGCMEDFGFCGARGRHTRFWSSVGQNKWAYRVRLDNCYDDAVLDRFWNDFSCANSIRCVKDY, encoded by the coding sequence ATGACTAACTCGTACTTTACAGATCCGCGAGATGGTGAAACCTACCGCACCGTAAAAATCGGCAATCGGATATGGTTTGCCGAAAACCTGCGGCATAAATGCGAAGGCGCGCAGGCGTATGCTGGCGGCAAGGGGTATCTATGCTTGAATGGTGAAACACCGCCTTACGATTGGAACTGCGACCCAAATGTGAAGAAATATGGCTTGTGCTACTACTGGAAATTTGCAGAAGCCGCAGTCCCCAAAGGTTGGCGCATGCCGAACAATGACGATTGGCGAGACTTGTTTAATGCAGTTGGCGCAAAATGTGAAATGGGCGAGCATGGTGCCGAAACTTACCTTGGGGCGGCTCTTGCGTTAAAGTCCAAAGACGATTGGGAAGAAGACGAACTGTTCCCTGTTGGCAAAAGTGCTGATGCATTCAACTTTACGGCGTATCCGGCGGGTTGCATGGAAGACTTCGGCTTTTGCGGAGCTCGCGGCAGACACACGCGATTCTGGAGTTCCGTCGGGCAAAACAAGTGGGCATACCGCGTTCGCCTAGACAATTGTTACGACGATGCCGTTCTCGACCGCTTTTGGAACGATTTTTCCTGCGCGAATTCAATTCGGTGCGTGAAAGACTACTGA
- a CDS encoding type II toxin-antitoxin system death-on-curing family toxin, giving the protein MNRLEKLEISNVIGDFRAALETLDRYDHQQLEFPKTGVDYSEMSGPITYEQAMEAIDVLKEKFRDSGIFGVEKDASFKSSLGQIYQTFDGKELYPTVQMKAATLLYLLVKNHSFVDGNKRIAAFIFLWYMSRNDILYRVDCSKIVSDGALVALTLLIAESKPEERETMTKLVVNLIM; this is encoded by the coding sequence ATGAACAGATTGGAAAAACTTGAAATATCGAATGTCATCGGTGATTTTCGTGCGGCTCTAGAAACTTTGGACCGCTACGACCACCAGCAGCTGGAATTCCCGAAGACCGGCGTAGACTATAGCGAAATGAGTGGCCCCATCACCTACGAGCAGGCGATGGAAGCGATTGATGTGCTCAAGGAAAAATTCCGAGACAGCGGAATCTTCGGCGTCGAAAAGGATGCTTCTTTCAAGAGTTCACTCGGACAAATTTACCAGACCTTCGACGGCAAGGAACTTTATCCGACCGTGCAGATGAAGGCGGCAACACTCCTGTATCTGCTTGTCAAGAACCACTCCTTTGTCGATGGCAACAAACGCATTGCTGCGTTTATTTTCTTGTGGTATATGTCGCGCAACGATATCCTTTATCGAGTGGACTGCTCCAAAATCGTAAGCGATGGTGCCCTAGTCGCACTCACGCTGCTCATTGCCGAAAGCAAACCCGAAGAACGTGAAACCATGACCAAGCTCGTGGTGAATTTGATTATGTAG